From Deltaproteobacteria bacterium, a single genomic window includes:
- a CDS encoding thiamine pyrophosphate-dependent enzyme, with protein MSASRPTREAYYRVLAECVSADTLVVTSLGNASYAWSNVCDRPENFYLEDAMGLALPLALGLAVSQPERRVVAVEGDGGLMMHLGTLITVGSVAPRNLTVLLVNNNIHAASGGQPLTNTELNLADLARSAGIGKAEGVASLETFRTLLPPALTEEGPSFLVLATEPDIPPVKPAFPMNPPMMKQRFMDAIGAPRYVPAMFRA; from the coding sequence GTGAGCGCGTCACGTCCGACACGGGAAGCCTACTACAGGGTGCTCGCCGAATGTGTGTCTGCGGACACGCTGGTGGTCACCTCCCTGGGCAACGCCTCCTACGCCTGGTCCAACGTCTGCGACCGCCCGGAGAACTTCTACCTGGAAGACGCCATGGGGCTCGCGTTGCCGCTGGCCCTGGGGCTGGCCGTGTCCCAGCCGGAGAGGCGGGTGGTGGCGGTGGAAGGCGACGGCGGGCTGATGATGCATCTCGGGACCCTGATCACCGTGGGGTCCGTCGCTCCACGAAACCTTACCGTGCTCCTGGTGAACAACAACATCCACGCGGCGTCCGGGGGCCAGCCGTTGACCAACACCGAACTGAACCTGGCGGACCTGGCCCGTTCCGCCGGCATTGGCAAGGCGGAGGGCGTCGCTTCCCTGGAAACCTTCCGGACGCTCCTGCCGCCGGCCTTGACGGAGGAGGGTCCCTCGTTCCTGGTGCTGGCCACCGAACCCGACATACCGCCGGTGAAGCCGGCGTTCCCCATGAACCCGCCCATGATGAAGCAGCGTTTCATGGACGCCATCGGCGCGCCGCGCTACGTCCCCGCCATGTTCCGCGCCTAG
- a CDS encoding thiamine pyrophosphate-binding protein — protein MSEGTNHRPSELLAALKRAGVSVVVSVPDSWIGVFMERVDEDPDMTLIRATHEEEALSISCGARLGGARTVLLIQNVGLLTTGAGMVCLAQRYQFPILILASYRGSARDPVFYHLPKGRATEPVLRAYGLSYAVAEPDLPIDAQVERAATFAEEGSAPFVLLLDSEDIRW, from the coding sequence ATGAGCGAGGGAACCAATCACCGCCCGAGCGAACTGCTGGCCGCCCTGAAACGGGCCGGCGTCAGCGTCGTCGTCTCGGTTCCAGATAGCTGGATCGGGGTCTTCATGGAGAGGGTGGACGAAGATCCGGACATGACCCTGATCCGCGCCACCCACGAGGAAGAGGCCCTCTCCATCTCCTGCGGGGCGCGGCTGGGCGGCGCGCGCACGGTGCTGCTGATCCAGAACGTCGGGCTTCTGACCACCGGCGCGGGCATGGTGTGCCTGGCCCAGCGCTACCAGTTCCCGATCCTGATCCTGGCCTCGTACCGCGGGTCGGCACGGGATCCGGTCTTCTATCACCTCCCCAAGGGGCGGGCGACGGAGCCGGTGCTGCGGGCCTACGGGCTCTCCTATGCCGTGGCCGAACCCGACCTGCCCATCGACGCGCAGGTGGAGCGGGCGGCGACCTTCGCGGAAGAGGGCTCGGCGCCCTTCGTGCTGTTGCTGGACAGCGAGGACATACGCTGGTGA
- a CDS encoding metallophosphoesterase family protein, giving the protein MRIFAISDVHADYPQNMALVQALSAGDHRRDTVLVAGDVTDDLARLTDVLRAFRQRFAHVFFVPGNHELWVRRGESGDSVDKFGKVVRLCADLGVGTTPARISSGSDDPGAWVVPLFSWYVKPEQGAESLYVPREGDDPSLSMWADEVLTRWPERLAVADYFLDMNEPHLGREYDAPVLSFSHFLPRREVMFRSPAAPPARAGRAIRFNFSRVAGSTRIEAQLRALGSVVHVHGHQHRNRDRVIDGVRYVSNCLGYPPERARGEIGESCGSLKLVWDTAPSE; this is encoded by the coding sequence ATGCGTATTTTCGCCATTTCAGACGTGCACGCGGACTACCCGCAGAACATGGCGCTGGTGCAGGCGTTGTCCGCCGGCGACCATCGCCGTGACACCGTACTCGTGGCGGGAGACGTCACCGACGATCTCGCCAGGCTGACCGATGTTCTCCGAGCGTTCCGCCAGAGGTTTGCCCACGTCTTCTTCGTACCCGGCAACCACGAGCTCTGGGTCCGGCGCGGCGAATCAGGAGACTCCGTGGACAAGTTCGGGAAGGTCGTGCGCTTGTGCGCGGACCTCGGGGTCGGCACGACCCCGGCCCGGATCTCCTCCGGCTCGGACGATCCCGGCGCCTGGGTGGTGCCGCTGTTCTCCTGGTACGTGAAGCCGGAGCAGGGCGCCGAAAGCCTCTACGTCCCCAGGGAGGGTGACGACCCCAGTCTCTCCATGTGGGCCGACGAGGTCCTGACCAGATGGCCGGAGCGGTTGGCGGTGGCGGACTATTTCCTCGACATGAACGAGCCCCATCTCGGTCGCGAATATGACGCGCCGGTGCTGTCGTTCAGTCACTTCCTCCCCAGACGGGAGGTGATGTTCCGCTCGCCCGCCGCGCCGCCCGCGCGCGCCGGCCGCGCCATCCGGTTCAACTTCAGCCGGGTCGCTGGCAGCACCCGGATCGAGGCCCAGCTACGCGCGCTGGGCTCGGTCGTCCATGTCCATGGCCACCAGCATCGCAACCGCGACCGGGTCATCGACGGCGTGCGCTACGTGTCCAACTGCCTGGGTTATCCGCCGGAACGGGCGCGCGGCGAGATCGGGGAGTCGTGCGGGAGTCTCAAGCTGGTCTGGGACACCGCTCCTAGTGAATAA
- a CDS encoding SDR family NAD(P)-dependent oxidoreductase, which translates to MRLKDKVTIITGGGHGLGKAYAKRFAEEGARVVIADIDAAAGESVARELTDAGQSGWARATDVTKYDSIEGLVAETVDRFGRIDVLLNNAAIYVTQKMWMGRVEDCPLDEWDRVMEVNLKGVFMCCRAVIPVMKEQKSGKIINIASGTFLNGTSNMPHYTSSKGGVVGLTRVMARQLGDWNINVNCMTPGSTMSEDVITEEIRKRRSDSASRRAFKRIQVPEDVTGTALFLASADSDFMTGQLLVVEGGGIIH; encoded by the coding sequence ATGCGACTCAAGGACAAGGTCACCATCATCACGGGAGGCGGACACGGGCTCGGGAAGGCCTATGCCAAGCGGTTCGCGGAGGAAGGCGCGCGGGTGGTCATCGCCGACATCGACGCCGCGGCGGGCGAGTCCGTGGCACGGGAGCTGACGGACGCCGGACAATCCGGGTGGGCGCGCGCCACCGACGTCACGAAGTACGACAGCATCGAGGGTCTCGTAGCCGAAACCGTCGACCGGTTCGGGCGCATCGACGTGCTCCTCAACAACGCGGCCATCTACGTGACCCAGAAGATGTGGATGGGGCGGGTGGAGGACTGTCCGCTGGACGAATGGGACCGGGTCATGGAGGTGAACCTCAAGGGCGTCTTCATGTGCTGCCGCGCGGTCATTCCCGTGATGAAGGAGCAGAAGTCGGGCAAGATCATCAACATCGCGTCGGGAACGTTCCTGAACGGCACCAGCAACATGCCCCACTACACCAGTTCCAAGGGCGGGGTGGTCGGCCTGACCCGTGTGATGGCCCGGCAGCTCGGCGACTGGAACATCAACGTCAACTGCATGACCCCCGGCTCCACCATGAGCGAGGACGTCATCACCGAAGAGATCCGCAAGCGACGGTCTGACAGCGCCAGCCGCCGGGCCTTCAAGCGCATCCAGGTGCCCGAGGACGTCACCGGCACCGCGCTCTTCCTTGCCAGCGCCGACAGCGACTTCATGACCGGGCAACTGCTGGTGGTGGAAGGCGGAGGGATTATTCACTAG
- a CDS encoding VOC family protein, protein MSSEEKTPIKVKKIGHVVFNVSDLERSTKFWTEIMGFKVSDVNERGMIFLRNASDHHTVALFPSKSNKGQPEQDQVAFNHFAMEVGSVSELFKIREFLKANNVPILYEGRRGPGCNPGVEFTDPDGFQIELYASMDQIGWEGESRPAEQWSRATTLEEVLEKPIPGVNYE, encoded by the coding sequence ATGAGCAGTGAGGAAAAGACCCCGATCAAGGTCAAGAAGATCGGCCACGTGGTGTTCAACGTCAGCGACCTCGAGCGCAGCACGAAGTTTTGGACGGAGATCATGGGCTTCAAGGTGTCGGACGTGAACGAGCGCGGCATGATTTTCCTGCGCAACGCGTCGGACCACCATACCGTGGCGCTGTTCCCGTCCAAGTCCAACAAGGGACAGCCGGAGCAGGACCAGGTGGCGTTCAACCACTTCGCCATGGAGGTGGGCAGCGTCTCCGAGTTGTTCAAGATCCGCGAGTTCCTTAAGGCGAACAACGTGCCCATCCTGTACGAAGGCCGCAGGGGCCCGGGCTGCAACCCTGGGGTGGAATTCACCGATCCCGACGGCTTCCAGATCGAGCTCTACGCCTCCATGGACCAGATCGGCTGGGAAGGCGAGAGCCGGCCGGCCGAGCAGTGGTCCCGCGCCACCACGCTGGAAGAAGTGCTCGAGAAGCCCATTCCGGGCGTCAACTACGAGTAG
- a CDS encoding dihydrolipoamide acetyltransferase family protein: MDRTAQQGRGTMPVDVIMPAMGATQETGRLVRWFKQAGDSVTKGEMLMEVETDKSVVEVEAPASGILAQVTAEPDDDIPVGQTIALIVEPGEEVSPPEGLAPPSPKATESPDTRISRPVPGSRRTRATPPRNAAKPRSAETAVPAASPGTGRLLASPAAKRLAMEKGVELAGVSGSGPGGAVVARDILSVASDAPTAEGALSPPSRMRRIIGERMTLSKQTAPHFYLSMDVDMTAVESRRAALKEQASGQTPSINDFILRATARALAESPSMNAAWTDAGIQQFSDVNLGMAVAVDEGLLVPVIRNADKLDLEELARRSRELASLAQSRGLKPADYQGGTFTVSNLGMFGVDSFTAIINPPQCGILAVGQVAPRVVPHDGNIAVRAMMTMTLSADHRVVDGAIGARFLQRVKQHLEQV; this comes from the coding sequence ATGGACCGGACAGCGCAGCAGGGCAGGGGCACGATGCCGGTGGACGTGATCATGCCGGCCATGGGCGCGACCCAGGAGACGGGCCGCCTCGTGCGCTGGTTCAAGCAGGCAGGGGACTCCGTCACCAAGGGCGAGATGCTCATGGAGGTGGAGACCGACAAGTCCGTGGTGGAAGTGGAGGCGCCCGCTTCGGGAATCCTGGCCCAGGTCACCGCCGAGCCGGATGACGACATCCCGGTGGGGCAGACCATCGCGCTCATCGTGGAGCCGGGCGAGGAGGTGTCTCCACCGGAGGGATTGGCCCCGCCTTCCCCGAAGGCAACGGAATCGCCGGACACGCGCATTTCCCGTCCCGTGCCCGGGTCGCGGCGCACGCGTGCAACGCCGCCCCGGAATGCAGCGAAACCACGGTCCGCCGAAACCGCGGTTCCCGCGGCAAGCCCCGGCACCGGCCGGCTCCTTGCGTCCCCCGCGGCCAAACGCTTGGCAATGGAGAAGGGTGTGGAACTCGCCGGCGTATCGGGCTCCGGACCGGGCGGTGCCGTAGTCGCCCGCGACATCCTGTCCGTGGCGTCGGATGCTCCCACGGCCGAGGGCGCGCTGTCCCCGCCCAGCCGCATGCGCCGCATCATCGGCGAGCGCATGACTTTGAGCAAGCAGACCGCGCCGCACTTCTACCTCAGCATGGATGTGGACATGACCGCCGTCGAGTCCCGGCGCGCGGCGTTGAAGGAGCAGGCGTCCGGGCAGACGCCGTCCATCAACGACTTCATCCTGAGGGCGACGGCCCGGGCGCTCGCCGAATCACCGTCCATGAACGCCGCCTGGACGGACGCGGGCATCCAACAGTTCAGTGATGTGAACCTCGGCATGGCCGTCGCCGTGGACGAGGGCCTCCTGGTGCCGGTCATCCGCAACGCTGATAAGCTGGACCTGGAGGAGTTGGCTCGCCGGAGCCGCGAGCTTGCGAGCCTGGCTCAGAGCCGTGGACTCAAACCCGCCGACTACCAGGGCGGCACTTTCACGGTCTCCAACCTCGGCATGTTCGGCGTCGACAGCTTCACCGCCATCATCAACCCGCCGCAATGCGGCATCCTGGCCGTGGGGCAAGTGGCTCCCCGGGTAGTCCCCCACGACGGCAACATCGCCGTCCGCGCCATGATGACCATGACCCTCTCTGCCGACCACCGTGTCGTGGACGGCGCCATCGGCGCCCGGTTCCTGCAAAGGGTGAAGCAGCACCTTGAACAGGTTTAG
- a CDS encoding nicotinamidase, translating into MATDIEQTPACYRADNAADFSYTPDRMTVFEEANRFRREFGIAPAAADARRVDLLLIDVQRDFCHPEGTLYVGGRGGQGAVEDNRRIAEFIYRNLARLTHIRCTLDSHYNFQIFFPWFWVDTRGEPLAPHTLITVDGRDDRVLVNIDPAGNVLKENVLPNPAMTPWVTDKGYDWLVEQCRFYNRELAAGGRYTLYLWPPHCLVGSPGHTVTGVVDEARTLHSLARMTQSWAEIKGSHNLTENYSVLRPEVLTTWDGGALAERNVRFYKTLVDADALVVGGQAASHCVKSTVQDLLEEIRNEDPSLARKVYLLTDCMSSVVVRGPDGAILADFTEAAEQTLDEAASAGMHLVRSTDPMESWPGM; encoded by the coding sequence ATGGCAACGGACATAGAACAGACGCCCGCCTGCTACCGTGCCGACAACGCGGCCGACTTCTCCTATACTCCGGACCGCATGACCGTCTTCGAGGAAGCCAACCGGTTCCGGCGGGAGTTCGGGATCGCGCCTGCGGCGGCGGATGCCAGAAGAGTCGATTTGCTGCTCATCGACGTGCAGCGGGACTTCTGCCATCCCGAGGGCACGCTCTACGTGGGCGGCCGCGGCGGACAGGGCGCGGTCGAAGACAACCGGCGCATCGCGGAGTTCATCTACCGCAACCTCGCGCGGCTCACCCACATCCGCTGCACCCTGGACAGCCACTACAACTTCCAGATCTTCTTCCCCTGGTTCTGGGTGGACACGCGCGGCGAGCCGTTGGCCCCCCATACGCTGATCACGGTGGACGGGCGCGACGACCGCGTGCTGGTCAACATCGATCCCGCGGGAAACGTCCTCAAGGAGAACGTCCTCCCCAATCCGGCCATGACCCCTTGGGTCACCGACAAGGGCTACGACTGGCTGGTGGAGCAGTGCCGCTTCTACAACCGGGAGCTGGCGGCCGGCGGGCGATACACGCTCTACCTGTGGCCGCCCCACTGCCTGGTGGGAAGCCCCGGCCACACGGTCACGGGTGTGGTGGACGAGGCCAGGACGCTGCACTCGCTGGCGCGGATGACCCAGTCCTGGGCCGAGATCAAGGGCTCCCACAACCTGACGGAGAACTACTCCGTGCTGCGCCCCGAGGTCCTGACCACCTGGGACGGCGGCGCCCTGGCGGAGCGCAACGTCCGCTTCTACAAGACCCTGGTGGACGCCGACGCCCTCGTCGTGGGCGGCCAGGCCGCCAGCCACTGCGTCAAGAGCACCGTGCAGGACCTGCTGGAAGAAATCCGCAACGAAGACCCGTCACTGGCCCGGAAGGTCTACCTCCTCACCGACTGCATGTCCTCGGTGGTCGTCCGCGGCCCAGACGGCGCCATCCTCGCCGACTTTACAGAAGCCGCGGAGCAAACCCTCGACGAAGCCGCCTCCGCCGGCATGCACCTCGTGCGCTCCACCGACCCTATGGAGAGCTGGCCGGGGATGTAG
- a CDS encoding 50S ribosomal protein L11 methyltransferase produces MAARWLELSVQAEGPVQDTISSFLVENGSTGVVCGDRSLRAFFPDTVDAAALKPAVRRYLRGLREIFPDCLVGRTRWRVMAEKNWHDSWRGRFKPQRIGRRLVVTPPWFRPPENRRRVVFIEPAMAFGTGTHETTRCCLELIDELCAGAAPARALDVGTGSGVLAIAMARLGVGAVLALDNDPVALEAARTNLGLNGVDGAVTLSNMPLDRVRRRFPLVVANIILETLVELAPPLNGRVAAGGSLILSGLLRDHVPVVLRCFRDFRMVQRKDRKEWSTVLLLKES; encoded by the coding sequence ATGGCGGCCCGCTGGCTCGAGCTTTCCGTGCAGGCCGAAGGCCCGGTGCAAGACACGATCTCCAGCTTCCTCGTGGAGAACGGCTCGACCGGTGTGGTCTGCGGAGACCGGTCCCTGCGCGCGTTCTTTCCCGACACCGTGGACGCTGCCGCCCTCAAGCCCGCGGTGCGACGCTACCTGCGCGGGCTCCGGGAGATCTTTCCCGATTGCCTCGTGGGGCGTACCCGCTGGCGGGTGATGGCCGAGAAGAACTGGCACGATTCCTGGCGCGGCCGCTTCAAGCCGCAGCGGATCGGGCGCCGGCTCGTGGTGACGCCACCGTGGTTCCGTCCGCCGGAGAACCGCCGCCGCGTGGTCTTCATCGAGCCCGCCATGGCATTCGGCACGGGCACCCACGAGACCACCCGCTGTTGCCTCGAGCTTATCGACGAGCTATGCGCCGGCGCCGCGCCGGCCAGGGCGCTGGACGTGGGCACGGGGTCGGGCGTTCTCGCCATCGCCATGGCCCGGCTCGGGGTGGGCGCGGTGCTGGCGCTGGACAACGATCCGGTGGCGCTGGAGGCGGCCCGGACCAACCTGGGGCTCAACGGAGTGGACGGCGCGGTGACCCTGAGCAACATGCCGCTCGACCGCGTCCGGCGCCGCTTCCCGCTGGTGGTGGCCAACATCATCCTGGAGACCCTCGTGGAGCTGGCCCCTCCGCTGAACGGGCGCGTGGCCGCCGGGGGTTCGCTGATCCTGTCGGGGCTGCTGCGCGACCACGTTCCCGTGGTGCTGCGGTGTTTCCGGGATTTCCGAATGGTTCAACGCAAGGACCGCAAGGAGTGGAGCACCGTGCTGCTCCTGAAGGAATCATGA
- a CDS encoding 16S rRNA (uracil(1498)-N(3))-methyltransferase — protein MSLPRFLVSPDAVRDGAATVAGPELAHMRKVLRLRPGSRVLLWDGEGAEHEAVITAYEGGVAAMTVVRSYRPERESPLAVTLVQAVGKGDKMDWIVEKATELGVTRVAPFFSSHTVPRFGGDKGERRRERWRKIAAAAARQSGRTRIPEIGEPDRFDAMLDRDWQCDARLLFWEDAQGRGLASLREELDRPRSVLVMVGPEGGFSGEEAARAAARGFRTVGLGRRILRTETAAVAAVCAVQLLWGDLG, from the coding sequence ATGAGCCTGCCGCGCTTCCTGGTATCGCCGGATGCGGTGCGCGACGGGGCCGCCACGGTGGCGGGCCCGGAACTCGCGCACATGCGCAAGGTCCTGCGCCTGCGCCCCGGCTCCCGGGTGCTGCTCTGGGACGGCGAGGGCGCCGAGCACGAGGCCGTGATCACCGCCTATGAAGGTGGAGTTGCCGCCATGACCGTGGTACGGTCCTATCGCCCGGAGCGGGAGTCCCCCCTGGCGGTCACGCTGGTCCAGGCCGTGGGCAAGGGCGACAAGATGGACTGGATCGTGGAGAAGGCGACCGAGCTGGGGGTGACGCGCGTGGCGCCGTTTTTCTCGTCGCACACCGTGCCGCGGTTCGGCGGCGACAAGGGCGAGCGCCGCCGCGAGCGCTGGCGGAAGATCGCCGCCGCGGCGGCCCGGCAGTCGGGGCGCACCCGCATCCCGGAGATAGGTGAGCCGGACCGGTTCGACGCCATGCTCGACCGGGACTGGCAGTGCGACGCCAGACTGTTGTTCTGGGAGGACGCGCAGGGAAGGGGACTGGCTTCCCTGCGGGAAGAGTTGGACAGGCCGCGATCGGTGCTGGTGATGGTGGGCCCGGAAGGCGGGTTCAGCGGAGAAGAGGCGGCGAGAGCGGCGGCGCGCGGTTTCCGCACCGTCGGGCTCGGCAGGCGCATCCTGCGCACGGAAACCGCGGCCGTGGCGGCGGTCTGCGCCGTGCAGTTGTTGTGGGGCGATCTGGGGTGA